A single window of Nicotiana sylvestris chromosome 5, ASM39365v2, whole genome shotgun sequence DNA harbors:
- the LOC138868905 gene encoding uncharacterized protein, whose translation MEKDTLSSQTSKRHIEANWCKRWKSGEMKKLLWWCAWSIYEEDFQDQLKNMGDMDEDAMRDLLHYPPQSWCRAYFDTVCKNMAANNNFTESFNVWILDARYKPIVKMLEDIRVKGITLLREHEVQVKSWTRDFSPQSMKLYANYLKIAHTCLLHFNGDAGYEIREGEDKHTVRMEVKQCSCRQWQLSGIPCPHTIKALIYKRNDPLEQMHWWYSKDAALKAYSHKLQPVKGEKF comes from the exons ATGGAGAAGGATACACTTTCATCTCAGACAAGCAAAAG ACACATTGAGGCTAACTGGTGTAAGAGATGGAAATCTGGGGAGATGAAGAAGCTTCTATGGTGGTGTGCCTGGAGCATTTATGAGGAGGATTTTCAAGACCAATTGAAGAATATGGGGGATATGGATGAAGATGCTATGAGGGATTTGCTACATTATCCTCCCCAGTCATGGTGTAGAGCTTATTTTGACACTGTGTGCAAGAACATGGCAGCGAACAATAACTTCACAGAGTCATTTAATGTATGGATCTTGGATGCAAGGTATAAACCAATAGTCAAGATGTTGGAAGATATTAGAGTTAAGGGTATAACCTTATTGAGAGAACATGAAGTTCAAGTGAAGTCATGGACTCGGGACTTCAGTCCACAAAGCATGAAATTGTATGCTAATTATTTGAAGATCGCTCACACATGTTTGCTTCACTTTAATGGAGATGCTGGTTATGAGATTAGAGAAGGAGAAGATAAACATACTGTCAGAATGGAAGTGAAGCAATGCAGTTGCAGGCAATGGCAACTCTCAGGAATACCATGTCCTCACACAATCAAAGCATTGATTTACAAGAGGAATGACCCTCTAGAGCAAATGCATTGGTGGTACAGCAAAGATGCTGCTCTAAAGGCTTATTCACATAAATTGCAGCCTGTCAAGGGTGAGAAATTCTGA